A single bacterium DNA region contains:
- a CDS encoding HAD family hydrolase yields the protein MTESDSSPAAIPSRSLLPEAAGLRAVFFDFDGVILESAAIKDNAFLELFSHLPEHVGRILEHHRDNLGHSRFEKFEWIYREILGRELDEEESRALGERFSALVESKVSSCPMVPGALSLLDALHGRLECFVASATPQRELENIIESRALGKYFRGICGAPPAKTEIFARLLDRHRLEPHQVLAIGDGISDYRAAERTGVHFVARACVSSHQDWSSIPVVAVSDLSELLEPLGVSRID from the coding sequence GTGACCGAATCAGACAGCTCCCCGGCGGCTATCCCGTCCCGGTCGCTGCTGCCCGAGGCAGCCGGGTTGCGTGCTGTCTTCTTCGACTTCGACGGCGTTATTCTCGAATCGGCCGCAATCAAAGACAACGCCTTCCTGGAGTTGTTCTCCCATCTCCCCGAGCACGTGGGCCGTATTCTCGAGCATCACCGAGACAACCTCGGGCACTCCAGATTCGAGAAGTTCGAGTGGATCTATCGCGAGATCCTTGGTCGCGAGCTCGACGAAGAGGAGTCCCGAGCGTTGGGGGAGCGCTTCTCGGCTCTGGTCGAATCCAAGGTGTCCTCATGCCCGATGGTGCCGGGAGCTCTGAGCCTGCTCGATGCGCTTCATGGCCGCTTGGAGTGTTTCGTAGCGTCCGCAACGCCGCAGCGGGAGCTCGAGAACATCATCGAGAGCCGGGCGCTCGGTAAGTACTTCCGCGGAATATGCGGCGCGCCGCCGGCCAAGACCGAGATCTTCGCCCGGCTTCTCGATCGCCACAGACTCGAGCCGCACCAGGTGCTCGCCATCGGCGATGGAATCTCCGACTATCGTGCCGCCGAACGCACCGGCGTTCACTTTGTGGCCCGCGCCTGTGTTTCGAGCCATCAAGACTGGTCCTCGATTCCGGTGGTAGCGGTCTCCGATCTGAGCGAGCTACTCGAACCGCTTGGAGTGAGCCGGATTGATTGA
- a CDS encoding glycosyltransferase family 4 protein, protein MRVAYLSSSYVPSRRASSVQVMKMCAAFSRAGHEVHLATKRNLSRQEVDVLDDFAFYGVAEDFELTKIKRPAAPGGGLVYGTGLSRFLRASRSRFDLAYCRDLYGSWLATRLSIPTVFEAHEPLPGPAQRMLLRLVLRPESFKRLVAISQALAEDYSRLYPELAGADLLIAHDGADPVPGSEDSATPDRAERDTMVKFRVGYVGQLYRGKGLEILVPLAGLLPNTEFQIVGGTRETLAHLSGRDLPPNLRFCGFQPPGRMTGLYDSFDAVVMPYQPQVAVAGGRSDAGRWMSPLKMFEYMAAGKPIVSSDLPVLREVLEDGKNALLVPPDDLEAWAEAIRRLQRSADLRDELGSAARHDLLANYTWDLRAKNVLSGLDQARP, encoded by the coding sequence ATGAGGGTCGCCTATCTCTCGTCGAGCTACGTGCCGTCGCGCCGCGCCAGCAGCGTCCAGGTCATGAAGATGTGCGCGGCCTTCTCGAGGGCCGGCCACGAGGTTCACCTGGCCACCAAGCGCAATCTCTCCCGCCAAGAAGTCGATGTCTTGGACGACTTTGCCTTCTACGGCGTCGCCGAAGACTTCGAGCTCACCAAGATAAAGCGGCCGGCCGCGCCCGGAGGCGGTCTCGTATACGGGACCGGTCTCTCGAGGTTTCTGCGCGCGAGCCGCTCTCGTTTCGACCTCGCCTACTGTCGAGATCTCTACGGAAGCTGGCTCGCGACCCGGCTTTCGATACCGACCGTATTCGAAGCCCACGAACCCCTTCCCGGACCCGCCCAGCGGATGCTCCTGAGACTGGTTCTCCGCCCGGAGAGTTTCAAGCGCCTGGTCGCGATCTCGCAAGCCCTGGCCGAGGATTATTCGCGACTCTACCCTGAGCTGGCCGGCGCGGACCTTCTCATTGCTCACGACGGCGCGGACCCCGTCCCCGGCTCAGAGGACAGCGCTACGCCCGACCGAGCCGAGCGCGACACCATGGTCAAGTTCCGTGTCGGCTATGTCGGGCAGCTCTATCGTGGCAAGGGACTCGAGATTCTCGTGCCCCTCGCCGGTCTCTTGCCGAACACCGAGTTTCAAATCGTGGGCGGCACGAGAGAAACCCTCGCACACCTCTCCGGACGCGACCTACCACCCAACCTGAGATTCTGCGGATTCCAGCCACCGGGACGAATGACCGGTCTCTATGACTCGTTCGACGCGGTCGTCATGCCCTATCAGCCGCAGGTGGCCGTAGCGGGCGGGCGTTCGGACGCGGGGCGCTGGATGTCGCCTCTCAAGATGTTCGAATACATGGCCGCCGGCAAGCCGATCGTGTCTTCCGATCTGCCTGTGCTGCGCGAGGTTCTCGAGGACGGCAAGAACGCTCTGCTGGTTCCACCGGATGACCTGGAGGCGTGGGCCGAGGCTATCCGGCGCCTGCAACGATCCGCGGACCTGAGAGACGAGTTGGGATCCGCCGCCCGGCACGATCTGCTGGCTAACTACACCTGGGACCTGCGGGCGAAAAACGTGCTCAGCGGTCTGGACCAAGCCCGACCATGA
- a CDS encoding NTP transferase domain-containing protein has translation MNAAIITARAGSKSIRDKNVHPVAGVPLVAYPTRAALGANSVDRVFVSTDGQSIADVCSDLGCEIIWRPDDLTGDQVNHGDVIRHAVEWVDDRNPELENVVILLGNTVMVDAKLIDRCLEILGTDNELDSVMTVWEAADDHPLRALEIVDDLVRPYGDPDRQVSTERQSYPKAYYYDQGVWAFRKDCVRRREGPNPWWWMGRRCRPLIRPWVTGRDIHSTLDLGIAGWWLSRPDGREEAQE, from the coding sequence GTGAACGCCGCGATCATCACCGCACGCGCGGGCAGCAAATCGATCCGCGACAAGAACGTCCACCCGGTCGCCGGAGTGCCGCTGGTGGCCTATCCGACACGCGCGGCCCTCGGCGCCAACAGCGTCGATCGGGTTTTCGTCTCCACCGATGGCCAATCGATCGCCGATGTCTGCTCCGATCTCGGCTGCGAGATCATCTGGCGTCCCGACGACCTGACCGGCGACCAAGTCAACCACGGCGACGTCATCCGCCATGCCGTCGAATGGGTCGACGACAGGAATCCGGAGCTGGAGAACGTCGTCATCCTGCTCGGCAATACCGTAATGGTCGACGCGAAGCTCATCGACCGGTGCCTGGAGATCCTTGGCACCGACAACGAGCTGGACTCGGTAATGACCGTTTGGGAAGCCGCCGACGACCACCCCTTGCGAGCCTTGGAGATCGTTGACGACCTCGTACGACCCTACGGCGACCCGGATCGCCAAGTCTCGACCGAGCGCCAATCGTATCCGAAGGCCTACTACTATGACCAGGGTGTCTGGGCGTTCAGAAAGGACTGCGTGCGGCGGCGTGAGGGGCCGAATCCCTGGTGGTGGATGGGTAGGCGTTGCAGGCCACTGATTCGGCCCTGGGTGACCGGACGCGACATTCACTCGACCCTGGACCTCGGCATCGCGGGATGGTGGCTCAGCCGGCCCGATGGCAGGGAAGAGGCCCAGGAATAG
- a CDS encoding class I SAM-dependent methyltransferase produces the protein MIEDSQQVPSPAPEVIQEAGYRFPYHYVPRLTDAGFVQSVTLRWGYLYWSYLGVVLGCIEKLQPKSLLDVGSGDGRLVAEVTARLPRTRAVGVDTSERAVALARAMTPGAEFRAGDVTAPGFLDQRFDAITMVEVLEHIPIQQIATLRATLRNHLESRGRLIVTVPTKNLGMHPKHYQHFDIESLIAALEPDFALEDASYLNRHSKLCKLFDRILTNRFFAVREPRLLAWFFHVYKRRFLYADPSSAMRILAVFKAA, from the coding sequence TTGATTGAGGACTCGCAGCAGGTTCCGTCTCCGGCACCGGAGGTGATCCAGGAAGCCGGATACCGCTTTCCCTATCACTACGTGCCGCGGCTCACCGACGCCGGCTTCGTTCAGTCGGTCACGCTCAGGTGGGGCTACCTGTACTGGTCGTACCTTGGCGTCGTCCTGGGCTGCATCGAGAAGCTGCAGCCCAAGTCGCTGCTGGACGTGGGCTCGGGCGACGGCCGGCTCGTGGCCGAGGTCACGGCACGATTGCCGCGCACGCGAGCCGTCGGCGTCGACACCTCCGAGCGGGCCGTGGCGCTGGCACGAGCAATGACGCCCGGCGCGGAGTTTCGGGCAGGTGACGTGACCGCGCCCGGCTTCCTGGACCAACGGTTCGACGCGATCACCATGGTCGAGGTTCTCGAGCACATTCCGATTCAGCAGATCGCGACCCTTCGTGCGACGCTCCGGAACCATCTCGAGTCTCGCGGCCGACTCATCGTAACGGTCCCGACCAAGAACCTGGGAATGCACCCCAAGCACTACCAGCACTTCGACATCGAGTCCCTGATCGCGGCGCTCGAGCCCGACTTCGCGCTCGAAGATGCGTCCTATCTCAATCGCCACAGCAAGCTCTGCAAGCTGTTCGACCGAATCCTGACAAACCGTTTTTTCGCGGTTCGCGAGCCACGGCTGCTCGCCTGGTTCTTTCACGTCTATAAGCGCCGATTCCTTTACGCCGACCCGAGCTCGGCGATGAGAATACTCGCGGTCTTCAAGGCAGCTTAG
- a CDS encoding lipopolysaccharide biosynthesis protein codes for MTHRAFSGALWTASGWGLSAVFQLAFGIVIARILGPETLGIYAAALVVIRFSNLFANIGIGPALVQRENLETRHIRTGLAITLGLSLLVAGATWLGAPFLAGFYRMPEVKDAIRTLALVFPLRGLAAMPQALLQRDLEFRRLAAIEASAYLLGFGVVAVALGLAGFGLHALILATVTHAALELALLSWVRPFPLIPLPSWSSARELLSFGGGITLAGIFGFLAFQGDKLLVGRLLGAGALGLYSRAYSLVATSTRLYQKIATTAFFPLLSRLQDDRVRLGRGFRRGLALNAISVLPSSVVLYVVAPELIEALLGQEWLGAIAPFRILVLFFFLRTTAKLCGPVVMAAGKVYELALIQGVFAILVVCGAWLGSRWGIGGVAGGVAIAIVGHSVLLLHTSLRLTGVAWSEVFGAWFRPAVLALLFGAQSWLLIEVAGSWFTSPATIVAATLLPLAITLTVAFLIAPRLLLGDDTLEALRQLRFFRVLEDKVLHRFHRTAS; via the coding sequence TTGACTCACAGAGCTTTCTCCGGCGCTCTCTGGACGGCCTCGGGGTGGGGCCTGAGCGCCGTATTCCAACTCGCGTTCGGCATTGTCATCGCTCGAATCCTGGGCCCAGAGACTCTCGGCATCTACGCAGCCGCCCTCGTCGTCATCAGGTTTTCCAACCTCTTCGCCAACATCGGCATCGGCCCCGCTCTGGTTCAACGTGAGAACCTCGAGACTCGCCACATCAGAACCGGTCTTGCCATCACCCTCGGCCTGTCTCTCCTGGTCGCGGGAGCCACCTGGCTGGGTGCCCCCTTCCTCGCCGGTTTCTATCGAATGCCCGAAGTCAAGGACGCCATCCGCACGCTGGCACTGGTTTTTCCTTTGAGGGGACTCGCCGCGATGCCGCAGGCGCTATTGCAGCGCGATCTCGAGTTCCGCCGACTCGCGGCCATCGAGGCCTCAGCCTATCTGCTCGGCTTCGGCGTCGTCGCGGTCGCACTCGGTCTGGCCGGTTTCGGTCTCCACGCGCTGATTCTCGCGACCGTGACACACGCCGCTCTCGAGCTCGCGCTCTTGTCATGGGTTCGGCCCTTTCCGCTGATCCCGCTGCCGAGCTGGTCTTCGGCCCGCGAACTACTCAGCTTTGGCGGAGGGATTACGCTCGCGGGCATTTTCGGCTTTCTCGCCTTCCAGGGCGACAAGCTGCTCGTCGGGCGACTGCTGGGCGCCGGCGCCCTCGGCTTGTACTCGCGCGCCTACAGCCTGGTCGCGACCTCGACACGTCTCTACCAGAAGATCGCGACCACCGCCTTCTTTCCGCTTCTGTCCCGACTTCAGGACGATCGCGTGCGTCTCGGTCGTGGCTTTCGCCGCGGACTGGCACTGAACGCCATTTCGGTGCTTCCCTCGAGTGTGGTCTTGTATGTGGTGGCGCCCGAGCTGATCGAAGCTCTCCTGGGCCAGGAGTGGCTCGGTGCCATTGCTCCGTTTCGCATCTTGGTGCTCTTTTTCTTTCTCCGCACCACGGCAAAGCTGTGTGGCCCGGTAGTCATGGCGGCGGGCAAGGTCTACGAGCTGGCTCTGATACAGGGTGTCTTCGCCATCCTGGTGGTCTGCGGCGCCTGGCTGGGGAGCCGCTGGGGAATCGGTGGGGTGGCGGGTGGCGTGGCAATTGCGATCGTCGGCCACTCGGTGCTGCTTCTCCACACGAGTCTCCGTCTGACCGGAGTCGCTTGGTCGGAGGTCTTCGGGGCCTGGTTCCGCCCGGCCGTGCTTGCCCTCCTCTTTGGAGCGCAAAGCTGGCTTCTGATCGAGGTCGCTGGATCCTGGTTCACGTCCCCCGCGACCATCGTCGCCGCGACCCTGCTTCCGCTCGCGATCACCTTGACGGTGGCGTTTCTGATCGCACCCCGCCTCCTCCTTGGAGACGACACGCTCGAAGCTCTTCGGCAACTGCGCTTCTTCAGGGTGTTAGAGGACAAGGTTCTGCACCGTTTCCACAGGACCGCGTCATGA